One segment of Patulibacter sp. SYSU D01012 DNA contains the following:
- a CDS encoding hemolysin family protein: MTEVLLIVVALLLVLACGGFVAAEFAFITVDRNAVDRAAEAGDRRAVGLSKALRSLSTQLSGAQLGITITNLAIGFLAEPAIAELIDGPLGALGLGDTAASGVAVVIALVTATVVTMVFGELVPKNLAISMPMGTARAVAGFQRGFTHATAWPLRVLNGSANGILRRIGIEPQEELASARSAQELSSLVRRSAEQGTLETNTATLLQRSLAFGERRAVDVMTPRTRMKTVTGDDTVAHVLQQARETGHSRFPVEDDEKDTIMGVVHIRAAVGVPYERRDEVLVRDVMTLPLVVPSTLELDPLLAELRGGSLQMAVVVDEFGGVDGIVTLEDLIEEIVGEVLDEHDDRRSVARRQPDGSWLMPALLRPDEAEEITGAPLPESEDYETLGGLVALHLERIPDVGDEVVLELPDEDDPEQRVTLTVGRMDGLRVDELRVVVEELERPDEDEREDDR, translated from the coding sequence GTGACCGAGGTCCTCCTGATCGTCGTCGCCCTCCTCCTCGTCCTCGCCTGCGGCGGCTTCGTCGCCGCGGAGTTCGCCTTCATCACCGTCGACCGCAACGCGGTCGACCGTGCCGCGGAAGCCGGCGACCGCCGCGCCGTGGGCCTGTCCAAGGCCCTGCGCAGCCTCTCCACCCAGCTCTCGGGCGCCCAGCTCGGGATCACGATCACCAACCTGGCGATCGGCTTCCTCGCCGAGCCCGCGATCGCCGAGCTCATCGACGGCCCCCTCGGGGCGCTCGGGCTCGGCGACACCGCGGCGTCCGGCGTCGCCGTCGTCATCGCCCTCGTCACGGCGACCGTCGTGACGATGGTCTTCGGCGAGCTCGTGCCGAAGAACCTGGCGATCTCCATGCCGATGGGCACCGCCCGCGCGGTCGCCGGCTTCCAGCGCGGGTTCACGCACGCGACGGCCTGGCCGCTGCGCGTCCTCAACGGCTCGGCCAACGGCATCCTGCGCCGGATCGGCATCGAGCCGCAGGAGGAGCTCGCCTCGGCGCGCTCGGCCCAGGAGCTCTCCTCGCTCGTGCGCCGCTCCGCCGAGCAGGGCACGCTCGAGACGAACACCGCGACGCTGCTGCAGCGGTCGCTGGCGTTCGGCGAGCGCCGCGCCGTCGACGTCATGACCCCGCGCACGCGGATGAAGACCGTGACCGGCGACGACACGGTCGCCCACGTCCTGCAGCAGGCGCGCGAGACGGGCCACTCCCGCTTCCCCGTCGAGGACGACGAGAAGGACACGATCATGGGCGTCGTGCACATCCGCGCCGCCGTCGGGGTCCCGTACGAGCGCCGCGACGAGGTGCTCGTGCGCGACGTCATGACGCTGCCGCTCGTGGTGCCCTCGACGCTCGAGCTCGACCCGCTGCTGGCCGAGCTGCGCGGCGGCAGCCTGCAGATGGCCGTCGTCGTCGACGAGTTCGGCGGCGTGGACGGCATCGTCACGCTCGAGGACCTGATCGAGGAGATCGTCGGCGAGGTGCTCGACGAGCACGACGACCGCCGCTCCGTCGCCCGCCGCCAGCCCGACGGCTCGTGGCTCATGCCCGCGCTCCTGCGGCCCGACGAGGCCGAGGAGATCACGGGCGCCCCGCTGCCCGAGAGCGAGGACTACGAGACGCTCGGCGGCCTCGTCGCCCTGCACCTGGAGCGCATCCCCGACGTCGGCGACGAGGTCGTCCTCGAGCTGCCCGACGAGGACGATCCCGAGCAGCGGGTGACCCTGACCGTCGGCCGGATGGACGGCCTGCGCGTCGACGAGCTGCGGGTCGTCGTCGAGGAGCTCGAGCGACCCGACGAGGACGAGCGGGAGGACGACCGATGA
- a CDS encoding MFS transporter, which produces MSSQAPPTTRAVNPLVVLVIVCFAQFMVVLDATVVNVALPSIQQDLGFAAGDLAWVINAYTLLFGGFLLLGGRAADLFGRRRLFVAGVTLFTVSSLLDGLATSPGQLIAFRALQGLGGALVSPAALAIVTTTFPEGPERTRALGVWGAIAGGGAAVGLILGGVLVEALSWEWVFFVNVPVGVAVALVALRLIPESRDEHAGGFDLLGAATVTGGLVALVYAVVEAGEQGWGSGTTLGFGALALVLLAAFVLIERRHAQPLVRLGILRVRSLLASNLVMLLAIAGMFAMFYFATIYLQEVLGYEPLKSGLAFLPFTVGIVGGSVAAQALIRTLGIRATIIGGLLLAAVGLLLMTRISVGGDYLGEVLPAMALLAAGMGTVFVPVTVMATGGIDGDDQGLASGLINTSQQFGGAIGLAVLSTLAASRTEDRLADFGSAPTRLDGFDALVSGYHLAFLVGAALMLVAAALTALLVRRSHVASIDPDQVVAVAA; this is translated from the coding sequence ATGTCCTCCCAAGCCCCGCCCACGACGCGCGCCGTCAACCCCTTGGTCGTCCTCGTCATCGTCTGCTTCGCGCAGTTCATGGTGGTGCTCGACGCCACCGTCGTGAACGTCGCGCTCCCCTCCATCCAGCAGGACCTCGGCTTCGCCGCCGGCGACCTCGCCTGGGTCATCAACGCCTACACGCTGCTCTTCGGCGGCTTCCTCCTCCTGGGCGGCCGCGCCGCCGACCTCTTCGGCCGCCGGCGCCTGTTCGTCGCCGGCGTGACGCTCTTCACCGTCTCGTCGCTCCTCGACGGCCTGGCCACGTCGCCGGGGCAGCTCATCGCCTTCCGCGCCCTGCAGGGCCTGGGCGGCGCGCTCGTCTCGCCCGCGGCGCTGGCGATCGTCACGACGACGTTCCCCGAGGGGCCGGAGCGCACCCGCGCGCTCGGCGTCTGGGGCGCGATCGCCGGCGGCGGCGCGGCCGTCGGCCTGATCCTCGGCGGCGTGCTCGTCGAGGCCCTCTCCTGGGAGTGGGTGTTCTTCGTCAACGTGCCCGTCGGCGTCGCCGTCGCGCTCGTCGCCCTGCGCCTGATCCCCGAGTCCCGCGACGAGCACGCCGGCGGCTTCGACCTGCTCGGCGCCGCCACGGTCACCGGCGGCCTGGTCGCGCTCGTCTACGCGGTGGTCGAGGCCGGCGAGCAGGGCTGGGGGTCGGGCACCACGCTCGGCTTCGGCGCCCTCGCCCTCGTGCTGCTCGCCGCGTTCGTCCTGATCGAGCGCCGCCACGCGCAGCCGCTCGTCCGCCTGGGCATCCTGCGGGTCCGGTCGCTCCTGGCGTCCAACCTGGTGATGCTGCTGGCGATCGCCGGGATGTTCGCGATGTTCTACTTCGCGACGATCTACCTGCAGGAGGTCCTCGGGTACGAGCCGCTCAAGTCCGGCCTGGCGTTCCTGCCCTTCACGGTCGGCATCGTCGGCGGCTCCGTCGCGGCGCAGGCGCTCATCCGCACCCTCGGCATCCGCGCCACGATCATCGGCGGGCTGCTGCTGGCCGCGGTCGGGCTGCTGCTGATGACGCGGATCAGCGTCGGCGGGGACTACCTGGGCGAGGTGCTGCCCGCCATGGCGCTGCTCGCCGCCGGCATGGGCACCGTCTTCGTCCCGGTCACCGTCATGGCGACCGGCGGCATCGACGGGGACGACCAGGGCCTGGCGTCCGGCCTGATCAACACGTCGCAGCAGTTCGGCGGCGCGATCGGCCTGGCGGTCCTGTCGACCCTGGCGGCGTCCCGCACCGAGGACCGGCTGGCGGACTTCGGCAGCGCGCCGACCCGCCTGGACGGCTTCGACGCGCTCGTCTCGGGCTACCACCTGGCGTTCCTCGTCGGCGCCGCGCTGATGCTCGTCGCCGCGGCGCTCACCGCCCTGCTGGTCCGCCGCTCGCACGTCGCGAGCATCGACCCGGACCAGGTCGTGGCCGTCGCCGCCTAG
- a CDS encoding hemolysin family protein produces MSDTAAILLAVVLLGLNAFFVGAEFALISARRTEIEPKAEAGSRLAKITLGGMEHVSLMMAGAQLGITICSLGLGSIGEPAVAHVIEPLLHDLGVTEHLLHPIAFAIALLVVVYLHVVIGEMVPKNIALAGPDRAALVLAPILVGIVRVLRPAIAAVNWIANVVLRAAGVEPKDEVTSAFTRDEVAGLVEESHREGMLEHGEGQLLLDALQFEDRTARAVLLPLAELKTVPPEVTPEQVEALAAETGFSRFPVRAPDGSFRGYLHLKDLLGQRDDARGVSVPARTRRSLPTVRVNDRLRTVLSTMQRSRAHLARVEDVDGTLLGVVALEDVLEELVGEIRDESRRAAA; encoded by the coding sequence ATGAGCGACACCGCCGCGATCCTCCTGGCCGTCGTCCTGCTCGGCCTGAACGCCTTCTTCGTCGGCGCGGAGTTCGCGCTGATCTCCGCCCGCCGCACCGAGATCGAGCCGAAGGCCGAGGCGGGATCGCGCCTGGCGAAGATCACGCTCGGCGGCATGGAGCACGTGTCGCTCATGATGGCCGGCGCGCAGCTCGGCATCACGATCTGCTCCCTCGGCCTCGGCTCGATCGGCGAGCCCGCCGTGGCGCACGTCATCGAGCCGCTGCTGCACGACCTCGGCGTCACCGAGCACCTGCTGCACCCGATCGCCTTCGCGATCGCGCTGCTCGTCGTCGTCTACCTGCACGTCGTCATCGGCGAGATGGTGCCGAAGAACATCGCGCTCGCCGGCCCGGACCGCGCGGCCCTCGTGCTCGCGCCGATCCTCGTCGGCATCGTGCGCGTGCTGCGTCCGGCGATCGCGGCGGTCAACTGGATCGCCAACGTCGTGCTGCGCGCCGCGGGCGTCGAGCCGAAGGACGAGGTGACGAGCGCGTTCACCCGCGACGAGGTCGCCGGCCTCGTCGAGGAGTCGCACCGCGAGGGGATGCTCGAGCACGGCGAGGGGCAGCTGCTGCTCGACGCGCTGCAGTTCGAGGACCGCACGGCCCGCGCCGTGCTCCTCCCCCTCGCCGAGCTGAAGACCGTGCCGCCCGAGGTCACGCCGGAGCAGGTGGAGGCGCTCGCCGCCGAGACCGGCTTCTCGCGCTTCCCCGTCCGCGCGCCCGACGGCAGCTTCCGGGGCTACCTGCACCTGAAGGACCTGCTCGGCCAGCGCGACGACGCCCGCGGGGTGTCGGTGCCGGCGCGGACGCGCCGCTCGCTCCCGACGGTGCGGGTGAACGACCGCCTGCGCACGGTGCTCTCCACGATGCAGCGCTCGCGCGCCCACCTGGCGCGCGTCGAGGACGTGGACGGCACGCTGCTCGGCGTCGTGGCGCTCGAGGACGTGCTCGAGGAGCTCGTCGGCGAGATCCGCGACGAGAGCCGCCGCGCCGCCGCCTAG
- a CDS encoding TetR/AcrR family transcriptional regulator, with amino-acid sequence MKTEEPLPVDRPRRADALRNRERVLEAAQAAFAEAGPDVAVAEIARRAGVGAGTLFRHFPTKDDLLVAVLERTFDGMQDVVDRALAMDDPWEGIVLAMTATAEQQACDRTFLEAVGPALFSTESFRERNVRMLERLGQLLRRAQDAGQVRPDLTPEDLPFLVAAVGGATEKCPMQVDGCAPDLWRRYLCVVLDGLRPEGAHPLPGVPPTVEQLMAAKARKHAR; translated from the coding sequence GTGAAGACGGAAGAGCCGCTCCCCGTCGATCGCCCGCGCCGGGCGGACGCCCTGCGCAACCGCGAGCGCGTGCTCGAGGCCGCGCAGGCGGCCTTCGCCGAGGCGGGCCCGGACGTCGCGGTCGCCGAGATCGCCCGCCGCGCCGGCGTCGGCGCCGGCACGCTGTTCCGGCACTTCCCGACGAAGGACGACCTGCTCGTCGCGGTGCTCGAGCGCACCTTCGACGGCATGCAGGACGTCGTCGACCGCGCGCTGGCGATGGACGACCCCTGGGAGGGGATCGTCCTGGCCATGACCGCGACGGCCGAGCAGCAGGCGTGCGACCGCACGTTCCTCGAGGCGGTCGGACCCGCGCTGTTCAGCACGGAGTCCTTCCGCGAGCGGAACGTCCGCATGCTCGAGCGCCTCGGCCAGCTGTTGCGCCGCGCGCAGGACGCGGGGCAGGTCCGGCCCGACCTGACGCCCGAGGACCTGCCGTTCCTGGTCGCCGCCGTCGGCGGCGCGACCGAGAAGTGCCCGATGCAGGTCGACGGCTGCGCGCCCGACCTGTGGCGCCGCTACCTGTGCGTCGTCCTCGACGGCCTGCGGCCCGAGGGGGCGCACCCGCTCCCGGGCGTGCCGCCGACGGTCGAGCAGCTCATGGCCGCCAAGGCGCGCAAGCACGCCCGCTAG
- a CDS encoding metallophosphoesterase family protein yields MIALLFDVHGNLAALERVVEDARAAGADRWLVGGDVSAFGPWPEETLAALRDLPDARWLRGNHERWAVEGDDVPPMPLAQGGVAATREALGPETVRELYGLPLWQPLPGGEAWHGSPAGDTAGFLPEPQDDEAALLRGRTPALLVAGHTHLQMRRDVVRPDGGTTTVVNPGSVGLPFDGDPRAAYALLADDGTVELRRVAYDTARTVEAQLARWGDAEWARQVATTYPTGVPAPQPALD; encoded by the coding sequence GTGATCGCGCTCCTCTTCGACGTGCACGGCAACCTGGCCGCGCTCGAGCGCGTCGTGGAGGACGCCCGCGCCGCCGGCGCGGACCGCTGGCTCGTCGGCGGCGACGTCAGCGCGTTCGGCCCGTGGCCCGAGGAGACGCTCGCCGCGCTGCGCGACCTGCCGGACGCCCGCTGGCTGCGCGGCAACCACGAGCGCTGGGCCGTCGAGGGCGACGACGTGCCGCCGATGCCGCTCGCGCAGGGCGGCGTCGCCGCCACCCGCGAGGCCCTCGGCCCCGAGACCGTGCGCGAGCTCTACGGCCTGCCGCTCTGGCAGCCGCTCCCGGGCGGCGAGGCGTGGCACGGCTCGCCGGCGGGCGACACCGCCGGCTTCCTGCCCGAGCCGCAGGACGACGAGGCCGCCCTGCTGCGGGGCCGCACCCCCGCGCTGCTCGTCGCCGGCCACACGCACCTGCAGATGCGCCGCGACGTCGTGCGCCCGGACGGCGGCACCACGACCGTCGTCAACCCCGGCAGCGTCGGGCTGCCGTTCGACGGGGACCCGCGCGCCGCGTACGCCCTGCTCGCGGACGACGGCACCGTCGAGCTGCGCCGCGTCGCGTACGACACCGCGCGCACCGTCGAGGCGCAGCTCGCCCGCTGGGGCGACGCCGAATGGGCACGCCAGGTCGCCACGACGTACCCGACGGGCGTCCCCGCCCCCCAGCCCGCCCTCGACTGA